The Thalassolituus oleivorans MIL-1 genome includes the window TCGCTGTCTTCACCCACCCGGGGCAGCGGTTGCACTGGTCGCAGTCACTGGTGGGGCCGATATTGAGGCAATGGGATATCAGTTCATTATGGTACCTGCGTTATTAAACGCTGGCACACTAGTCGGTGCGGCTGTCATATACAACTATGCCTATCCATGGCGACGCTACCCGGTACCACTGGTGTATCACACGCCGCATCCCCACCCTTCAATTAGCGAAAACAACCTAATTGAATTGACTGTGGAAGATTATCAGTACGCGCTACGCCAACAAGATTCATTTATTGATATCAGTCCCGAGGATTTAGCAGAGCTAGTGGAATGCGCACGCGAACACGCCCTTAGCTACCAAAGCTCAGCCTCCACAACCACCGACACACAGCCTCATCCTCAGTCGTAATAACGACATCGACAACAACTAACTACATACAGAGATCATTCATGCTAAACACTCACCAAATTAATATCATTAAAACGACCGCGCCAGTAGTGGGCGCGCACGCGCGTGAGATTACCGATTACTTCTACCCGTTGATGTTCGAACGCTATCCAGAAGTAATTGGGCTGTTTAATCAGACACACCAGCAAAAAGGCACTCAACGACAGGCGCTAGCAAATGCCTTGGTCGCCTATGCGACTAATATCGATCACCTAGGGGTTCTGAGTCATGCCGTCAGCCTTATTGCGCACAAGCACTGTTCATTGAACATCTTGCCAGAACACTACCCCATCGTCGGCGAGTGCCTTATGGAAGCGATCAGTGAGATTCTGGGAGATGTCGTCACAGAAGAAGTCGCAGACGCGTGGGGAGCCGCCTACCAACAGCTTGCCAGTCTACTAATTCAAACGGAAGAAGAGCTGTATGCTGCTCACGCCAAGCGCCAGGGTGGCTGGCGAGGCGAAAGGCGATTCCTGATTGAGCGTATAGAAAAGGAAAGCGATGTAATTTCATCTTTCTATCTCACCCCCGATACTGGTGAGGTCGTAATTGACTTCACACCGGGTCAATACGTCGGAATTGTACTCACGATTGATGGCCAACCGGTTCGGCGCAACTATAGCTTGTCTGACGCTCCTGGAAAGCGAGGCGTCCGCATTTCGGTTAAAAAGGAAAGCAATGGATTAGTCTCTTCGTACCTTCACAATAAAGCACGCATAGATGACGAAGTATGGTTGACCGCTCCCGCTGGTGACTTCGTATTACCTTCAACACTTTCACGTCCCGTTTTGTTAGTCACCGGAGGCGTTGGTATCACTCCAGCCATAAGTATGCTCAATGACTGCATTGCCAGCGGCCAGAAAGTGACCTTCATTCATGCAGCAATCAATGGTCGCCACCAAGCGTTCCAGGAGCTCCTGAGCGAACTGGAGCGACAGCATGACAACCTGAAATGCGTCACCATCTACGAACAACCAGACGAAATAGATACGCCTGATGCAGTCGGTTATATAGATTTCAGCATACTCGGACAACACCTGCCTGCTGATCGCAATGCTGAGGTATTCTGTCTGGGGCCAACACCGTTCATGGCGTGCGTAAAACAGATATGTTCGGAACTCCAAGTTCCCCCCTCTCTACTCCATTTCGAGTTCTTCGGCCCTGCCGAGCAACTATAATCCTGTCCTGAGAGAAGTAGCCTACATACCACTGACAACAATAGACGCCAGTGGTATAGTTCTTTTTGACCAACAGAATCGCATCGAGAAAAAAACTCTGTGAGCATATCAAACACATTACCATTGAAGATCATTAGCACGCGGGGAGATCGCGTGCTGGAGACGCCTGCCTTCCATTCTTATCGCCGGACCTGAGCGAGTTTTACATTGAGGTCCGGCGCTTAGCTGCCCTCAATCACAAGAATTCACTATCAGGAGACAATAATGCCCACACTTCCGCCCATCGTTTTACTAAACAGCGATTATAAACGCCTTTGTCAGATCCTCGATCAGTTACCAAATCAAACTGGCCTTGCCGAACGCTTAGGAGAAGAGTTGGATCGCGCAAAGCGTGTTGCTGAAGGAGAGATCCCAGAGGATGTCGTCACCATGAACTCAATTGTCAATTTCGTAAATGAAGATACTGGAGCCTCGTACCAATTAGAACTGGCCTACCCAGGAGAATGCAGAGGTTCATCTGATAAAATTTCTATTCTCAGCCCTGCTGGGGAAGCTCTGATCGGGTTGAATAAAGGAGCTTCTATTGAATGGCCAGCCGAAGGTCGCTACATCCACCTGAAGATTATCGGTGTAAGCCATCCCCACACCTCAGTGGTGTAAAAATAGCGATTTGCCATTAACGATGCGAACTCCCCTAGGGCGAGTCCTTTTTGCTTATCATCTAAAACTACTACTTTCTCATGATGTACCACATCGGGAAGGTCTGCAAATATTCCAGCTGCCAGGCAAGTATGCTTGCTACGGCACCTGAGCCCACAAGGAAGTGGGCCTTCTTCTCAATCAAGTAAGAAAACAACGGTTATACTTATACTCATCGCAACACTTCAGTGAGATTTAGAGCCATGCAGGCAAGACCCTTTCATCTGCTATTAACCTTATTAGCCCTAACTTCTACCTGCAAAGCTATGGCTGAGATTTTGTTCGAAAATGAAGCCTTCGGATATGAAAGACCTACCATATTTAGAGTCGCTGTCTTTGACGATTATATCCAGGCAGCTGATCTATGATCTGCCCTTGGAAACTCGCCCGACTCGCCAGCGTAAATTCTACCCGGGTCTGACCTGTTGATTGGGAGCAGACCTTTCCGGGTGTACAGTAATTAACGTTAATGCCGGTTTCTTTTATTTTGGTGTCAATGAATTCAGCGATTTCATCATTAGCACTGGATTTACGCTCAAAGGCTTCGCGATAACTCCCTTGCTCTGCAACGGTTCCCTCACCCTCGAGCGCGTTATCTGTTTTGGAAGCGTACCCTAAGAGCTCTCCGTAAGGAGTATATACAGGATAAGCGGGTACTTGCTCGTCAGCTTTCATGATCCACATGACGTTGCCGAATATTCCTCATATCAAAACTTTCTTATGTTATTACAAAAGCTGTAGTTTCTTGATATTTTTTAATCAAATAAGCTTATTTTCTCTCTGTAACTATCACACTAGGAGTGTCAGTTAAAAAGGATTTAAGCTCCAAAACCAATAGATTTAAAATATCTTCCGGTACAGCATTAGCACTATTTTTATAAAAATAAATCCTGTATTTTTCTTCCTCAAACGGATTAACCATCACTAGCTTAATGTCTTCTCGCCACATATGGCTTATAAGATTCTTATCTTCAGGCGTAGTAGGTGCAATTCGTATAGCAAATGCATGTTTATCAGAAAACCTCCTTAACTGATCGAAAAGACGATCTCTCTGTTCTACATCATCAATAAAGACATTAAGTGCATATATTGGCTCATCAGCCAACTGTGTTGTATTTTTATTTGCCAAAACTTGCATTCCTACAGCTATAAAAAATATTAGGCCGCATAAAAAAAATGTAATTACAGTAAATTTATTACGTTGTATTTTCATCAATAACTCCAATGGGCCTAGCGATGATGAGCTTCGATATTTGCCCTCATTTGGGCATCGACATAATTAAAGATTTTGGGACCTTGCCATGAATTTACGGACGCACAAGTATCACAACCTATCGACGTTAATGGAATGACATTATTCCCAATACCTCTTGTCGTTACAAACCAAGCTCCGCGATCGTCCTGAGACAAATTTCGTGTTATTTGTCCATCATGCAAAACATGCAACGAAAGAGTTGTATTGATAATTGACATACCGTTATCACTAACCGTTGTTAAAACCTTTCCTGCCGGAATTCCATTTCTGGGATCAAAAACCCAATATGTACTACCATCAGAAACAGGTTTCGACGGGTCCTGCCCTGGGACTGCAAACCTAGCGAATTGATCAACCATTTCTTTTTGTGTACACGCTAAGGCTGCTGCACAAACTGAGTTAGGCCCCACAGTGTAGTCATGCCATCCACCTTTCTCAGGTGAATACCCCTTTTGTGCAAAAGAATTATTCGTCTGATTTATCGATTGATTAATCGCATTCGTTGTTATCTGCTGCGCCCAATACTGATCAAACGGCTGCGGTGGTGGCGGAGCCGGAGCAGTCACGACAATAGGTGGTTCATTGCAGGATGGACATTGTCCATCTGCATACAAGTCCGTAAACCCACTCGGATCATATCGGCTTGCAGGATTACCACCCACATACATATAGCGATTGTACGAATACCAGCGCGTAGGGTAAGGCACCGTTGGGTCAGCACTCAAAAAGCGCGCGTACTTAGGTGAATAGATACGCCCATTCATGTGTACCAGACCATGCTCTT containing:
- a CDS encoding HPP family protein, with the translated sequence MKRNSLLIYSVLHYLGVQSDTTSHTEKLISGIGAAVGILAIYSVLSAYPTNHPLTLVMASVAASAVLVFAVPHGALSQPWPVMGSYLTSAALGVTCSHWIQHDAAAAVTAVGFSVICMHYLRCLHPPGAAVALVAVTGGADIEAMGYQFIMVPALLNAGTLVGAAVIYNYAYPWRRYPVPLVYHTPHPHPSISENNLIELTVEDYQYALRQQDSFIDISPEDLAELVECAREHALSYQSSASTTTDTQPHPQS
- the hmpA gene encoding NO-inducible flavohemoprotein translates to MLNTHQINIIKTTAPVVGAHAREITDYFYPLMFERYPEVIGLFNQTHQQKGTQRQALANALVAYATNIDHLGVLSHAVSLIAHKHCSLNILPEHYPIVGECLMEAISEILGDVVTEEVADAWGAAYQQLASLLIQTEEELYAAHAKRQGGWRGERRFLIERIEKESDVISSFYLTPDTGEVVIDFTPGQYVGIVLTIDGQPVRRNYSLSDAPGKRGVRISVKKESNGLVSSYLHNKARIDDEVWLTAPAGDFVLPSTLSRPVLLVTGGVGITPAISMLNDCIASGQKVTFIHAAINGRHQAFQELLSELERQHDNLKCVTIYEQPDEIDTPDAVGYIDFSILGQHLPADRNAEVFCLGPTPFMACVKQICSELQVPPSLLHFEFFGPAEQL
- the rnk gene encoding nucleoside diphosphate kinase regulator, producing MPTLPPIVLLNSDYKRLCQILDQLPNQTGLAERLGEELDRAKRVAEGEIPEDVVTMNSIVNFVNEDTGASYQLELAYPGECRGSSDKISILSPAGEALIGLNKGASIEWPAEGRYIHLKIIGVSHPHTSVV
- a CDS encoding RHS repeat-associated core domain-containing protein, producing the protein MRQATANLSTTYIDDDLKHIIDSGESVDKESWIHTIKVNGQAVAVIDKTLGEADKVSFIHRDLVGNADTVTDIHGNIMRITKADEQVPAYPVYAPYGELLGYASKTDNALEGEGTVAEQGSYREAFERKSSANDEIAEFIDIKMKETGINVNNCTLGKVCSQSTGQTRVTFTAASQASFQGQIIDQLPGFTGHETLKEHGLVHMNGRIYSPKYARFLSADPTVPYPTRWYSYNRYMYVGGNPASRYDPSGFTDLYADGQCPSCNEPPIVVTAPAPPPPQPFDQYWAQQITTNAINQSINQTNNSFAQKGYSPEKGGWHDYTVGPNSVCAAALACTQKEMVDQFARFAVPGQDPSKPVSDGSTYWVFDPRNGIPAGKVLTTVSDNGMSIINTTLSLHVLHDGQITRNLSQDDRGAWFVTTRGIGNNVIPLTSIGCDTCASVNSWQGPKIFNYVDAQMRANIEAHHR